In Zingiber officinale cultivar Zhangliang chromosome 1A, Zo_v1.1, whole genome shotgun sequence, the DNA window GCCGACGACAGTGGATAGCGCCCACGatggactaggggtatattcgacatttaaattttggttaaacggtgacctcgtaatgtaatctgattacatagtatttactttgtaatccagattacaaaacttcactaccttttgtaatccagattacattatattacaagtttaaaattaaaccaaacaaaataatcaaccttgtaatgtaatcctgattacattacaagacagATTAGATCCTACCAAACGTAACCTTAATGCAATGATAAAAGATAAAATGAACTTCTATGCAAGGATTGGAATGTCTCACCTAATAAATTACTTGTGACGTTGACCCATCTATTAAAATCCATATGtacttaataaatttttataagaccAAATCGATCTCTTCTTGGATAGGATTAATCAATTcgaagattaataaaaaaaaatcactaaatttctagtttttattaattaaaattttattaccctattactatttaatttttttttaaaaaaaaacttctgtCAAAACAAACGGTATAACTTCCAAGTTTGAGTGAAGACGTGGAAAACAAATAGAAATAAACAACAGACTGTTTCAAATATGATTTACATTCCAACAATACTTCTGTTACGATTTGAAGAATTATGTCTTCAAGCAAGTCAAATGATCCGAACAAACTAAACAAGAACGAATTGTTTATTATAAAGATATTTTAAGAACGAGTAGCCAATTCCAGATATTTACCCATTTTAACAAATCATGAAGCTTTCTTACACAACTATGACAACATTTACCAAGTTACCAACCAAAACAAATTAGGCTAAAATAACGAATAAAATCGAAAACAGAAatatcccaaaaaaaaaaaaacgcaaTTCTGACACAAGACTACAAGAATCCCAAGCTTCTAAAACAATATTTGCCAACGATCTTTTCATCAAGTTTGGGATGCTAAAACTAAGCATTTCTTGTCTTGATATAGCAGCAGATCTTGCTCAGCCCCATGCCATGGAAGAAGCATAGTTAACAACTAGCTTACCGTCAAATCCAAAGTTCTGCAAACCCAAAGGCAACCATGAAATACGTATCCATTAGTTCAAACCTTGACGTTCCACATGCGAATTGCAAGGGGCAGTAGGGACACTTTTAGTTTGCTCTCCAAATAGGAAGTATCTTGATATACTTGCACCCAACTATATGAACACAATACATACAAAATTTAGTGTTATAAAAACTTGCTATTCCAGCCACCAAAATCCTCCACTCTTTTTCACATACTTTTAAAACGTTATCACACTAGTGAAATGAAAAAGAGAGGGAAAGATCTTGGTGGCTAGAATAGCAAGTTCTTGTAACACTATCACTATGCTGTGTCAATGATTAATGGGAATGCCAACCTTAAAGTATTACATTCATATAGTTGCCTGAGCCAACTGTTTGGTATAAGAGTCAAGCTCTTTGTATAGAGTTCTTTCATTATAGTCGTATGACATGTGGAAATAAATAAGTAAAAATCCTTTTGAGTAAAATAATGAAATGCTTAACATCATATTCCATGTATGTTAATTTGCCACATCGTTCATAAGAGCGTGAGAACTATACTTTTTGGCCAGACAACAATTTTGTTAATTACTTCATTACAACAAAACAAAAAGGTACTTACTAAAAAGTCTAATCATTTAGTTGTGCAACAGGTTATTTTGTGATGTGATAAAGGAAACGATTTCCCAACTTGACATATTTCTAATATAAAATCCTGCAGCAGAAGTTTTTGTTGTCATAAACTCTGTTGTAACTAAGAGACAGGGAGTTGGAACTACAAGCGATACAACTCGAGTAAACAGTTAAAGCATTACATCAAATTTCTAATTAGAAGACGGGTCTTTATTTGTTAAGCTCTGAAAAAATCAAATACGGAACTAAATCAGCAACATAATGTGATAGAAGAAATATGCTTACATTATAGAGATCAATCACCAATTCATCTGGGTTTGGTGAAAAGGAACTGTTGATATATACAAACTGTTACAAATGAGATAATCTTTAGAAAGGTAACACAAACAACATTATAAGCTGCCAAGTGTATGAGAAAAGAGAATCATGGTACCAAAGTATCGCGGTGAAGTTGTCGGCGGAGAAATTCAATGACCTTTGAGAATTTGTCGCTTCCGGaaatctacaaagaaaaagaaatttgctTTAGATTGTTTCCCTACCTCTCCACTTCATGTTAAGTACCAGTGAACAGATGTTGCATGGGCAACCATTGCTTATATACTATGATGACTAACCGCCAATCAAGTTTTTGTATTTaccttaaataattaataatatttttttggttGTAAATTATAAACTTCATATTGAATAACTAACAAGGAAAAAACTTACATATGGTAGCACAGTGGAAGATTCATacaacataaataccaaaatacAATACATCACAAAGCGACACAATGGAAGGTTTAAATAAATTACAACACTCAATGACTCATTGATAAAACCTTGAAACTTTTAAAGCCGTTGGTGTCTTCACAAGCAATACATACTGGTTTTATTCACTCTCGTATGGTGTCAATGTTGAA includes these proteins:
- the LOC122038709 gene encoding ubiquitin-like protein ATG12: MAVDSPTADRKVVVHLRATGDAPILKQAKFKISGSDKFSKVIEFLRRQLHRDTLFVYINSSFSPNPDELVIDLYNNFGFDGKLVVNYASSMAWG